GCGCTGGGGAGGCTCCGGACTTCGACCCACGCGTCGCCGCACAACTCACAGGCGCTCTCGCCGTTAGGCCCAAGCCAGGGTCCAACGACCGAGGCTATTCACGAGGTGCCACGTGGAGCCGACAAAAGACACCAAAGTGATCCGTTGGCCACACACCAGTCGCCGCTGGGTCCTCCGCGTCGAACACCACGCGAGCGTCAATCGGTTCCCCACGGAACTTACGATCAGGGCCCCGCACGTAGATATAGTCGATACGCCGCGGCGGCTCGTGAGCCAGCGCTGCATAGGGATTCCGTGAATCGAAGGTGTAGCCCGGCGCGCCGTCCCTGGCGCGACGCTCAGCGTCGCTCCCGGCGAACACCCAGACGTCAGTGAAGTAGACGGAGCGCCCATCGAGCGTGGTTAGGCCCCTCATGAAGCGCATCTCGTCAGAGTCCGGCTCGGCGTTGAAGTCGCCCATCACAATCGGTGGAAGACGCTGCTCGTCTAGCGGTGCCAGGCGAAAGACGTGGTCCACGAGGCTCGCGATTTGGCGCTGGCGCACATCGCTCTGATGAAGCTTCCAGTTGAGGTGCGTAACGAACACCGGCAACGGCCCGTGGGGGTGTTGCACCAGCGCGTAGAGCGCGCTCCGCTGCTCGCCGCTATCGCAGTCAGGCAGTGCGATCCGGGTGTGCTCCAAGATCGGGAAACGGCTGAGCAGCGCGTTACCAAACTGCAAGCCCCCACCGAAGTCAGCGGCCTTCGCGTAGGCAGCGTGGTAGCCGAGGCGCGCGTTGAGCTCGGCGAGCTGATCGCCCTCAGGATCTCCCGCGCGCCCCTCGAGCTGAAGCACCTCTTGCAACCCGACGACATCCGGAGCGAGCTCAGCAAGACCTTGACGAATCAGCTCCGCTCGCTGCGCCCACGGCCCAGATTTGTTCCAGATGTTCAGCGTCAACACCTTGAGTTCACGGTCCATCGTGGCGAGAGCCTACAGCAGTCGGACTGGTCTTAGGATACGCTTCTCTAGAGGACAGCATGAGCCGACACCACCACGACGATCACCATCATCATCACCACGACGGGCATCACCACCACGATGACCACCATCACCGCGACGGGGGGAGCCGCGACGGGGAGCGCCGCGACCGCGGGCCAGCAGGCAGCGAGTTCCTGGACCTCGAGCCGACTCGGATGCTGCTCGGAGCTGCGTCTGGTGTCGCCAAGGAGGTCGTGGTGGAGCTGCTGCGCGCCGCGGTACGCAAGCGTCTGGAGGAGCGTCTCGGTGCCGAGATCGAGCGCATCGGCTTCGCGGCGGCGGACGTCTTGGCGGATGACTTCGAAGCCAACCGGCGCATCGAGGCCGTGCTCGAGGAGCGAAGATCCTCACGGAAAGACCTGGAGGAACGGCTAGCGGAGAGCCTGCGCGACAGTCAGGCGAGTGCTGCACCAAGCGCCGCTGCTAGCGATGCCCCCAAACCCGCGCGCCGCACCAAGCGCGGACGCTAGGCCTGAAGCGCCACGCCCGAAGCGCAATGTCAGCGGCGTCGTGACCTGGGGGAACCCCGTGATATAGCGACGCCGTGACCCGTGCCAGCGGCGCCCTCAACGAAACCCCCGGGGCTGAACCAGAGCCCGACGGTGGGCGCGTCGGCCCCGGACTCGCGAGGCTGTGCATCCTCGCCGCTGCGATCCTGTTCTCGACCGGGGGTGCCGCCATCAAGGCGACGCAGCTCTCGGGCATGCAGGTAGCGAGCTTTCGCTCGCTGGTCGCCGCGCTCGCGCTGCTCTTGTTCTTGCCCCGAGCGCGGCGAGGGTACCGCCCGGCGAGCCTGGCAGTTGGCGTGGTGTACGCCGCCTGCATGGTGCTGTTCGTCCTGGCCAACAAGCTTACCACCGCAGCCAACTCGATCTTCCTGCAATCAGCAGCGCCGCTCTACGTATTGGTCGCGTCACCGTTTCTGCTGCGCGAACCAGTACGGCGAAGCGATCTGCTCTTCATCGTCACTATCGCCTGCGGCCTCGGACTGTTCTTTCTCGAGAGAAGACCCCAGGCGAGCGCACCCAATCCCGTGCTCGGCAATGTGCTCGCGACGGTGAGCGGCGTGTGCTGGGCCGGCACCTTGATGGGACTTCGTGGCCTGAGCGCGAAGAAGGTCGAAGGGCTCACGGCCGTCGTTTCGGGCAACCTAATCGCCGGACTGGTGTGTCTGCCCTGGGCCCTCAGCTCCGATGCAGCGCTTCCCCTCACGGAAACACATCTCGCGGATTGGTTGGCGATCGGCTACCTCGGCGCCGTACAGATCGGCCTCGCGTATTTCTGCCTCACATTGGGGTTTCGTCATGTGCCGGCACTCGAGGCGTCTCTCTTGATCCTGCTCGAGCCGAGCTTGAGCCCGGTGTGGGCATACTGGCTCCAGAGCGAGGTTCCCGGGATTTGGTCGATCCTGGGTGGTCTCCTGGTGTTGGGCTCGAGTGCAGCTCGCGGCTGGCTTTCCGCAAGTCAAACTCGACTTGCGGCGAAATCGATCCGCTGATTCCACGCCGCACGCCCTCGACAGTCGAACTTGCCCCGCGAGCGGAAGGCACTGGGAAGTCTTCCAGCAGAGAAACGCGCGTGATAAGCGCTGTAGTATGAGGACAATCGTAGCCAGCGTTTGCGTCTTGGGGGCAGCACTACTGGCCTGTAAGAGCGAGAGCTCAGGCAGTATCACCGTCAACGGCGCCGCCTTTGACATCGCCGAGTGCCGATCCGGCGAGGCCAATTCTCCACCGTTCTCGGGAGTGATGTTCTTCGACAGTGGCGGTAATCAGGTTCGCTTCGTTGGGAAGCCGGAGGGCGGCTTTCGCCTGTTCCACTTCACCAAAGGGCAGAGCATCGGCACGCTCGTGGGTGAAGACTGCGGCAGTCTCACCGTCAACAAGACGAACACCAAGATCAACGACATTGCCAACATCGAGGGCACGGTGTCCGCCAACTGCACAGGCGGTGGCCAAGCGGTGGTGGCGAACGTCAACTACGCCAAGTGCCACTGACGCTGCGTTGCTGAGGACGCTGCGCTGCCAAGAACGCCGCGTTGCTGAGAACCGCGTGCTGCTGGGGACGCGGCGTTCGCACCGCTAGAGCAACGCCACCGCTGGAACGCGGAACCAGCGACACTTGCACGGTGTTCTGGGCCAGATTTCCCGGCGGCTAGTGACCTGCTAAGACCTTGTGGGATGCCCTTGGACGAATCCCACAAGCTCTTCGCCGAGACCTGTCTACGCTTCGCGCGTGAACGCATCGCGCCTCACGTCGTGGAGTGGGAGGAAGCGGGGACCTTCCCCCGCGAGCTCTACACCGAGGCCGCGGAAGCTGGCATCTTGGGTGTGAGTTTCCCCGAGGAATACGGCGGCGGCGGCGGGGATCTGCTACACAGCTTGATCAGCGTAGAGACGCTGCTCGAGGGTGGTTCGAGTGGCTTGCTCGCCAGTATTGGTTCCTTGGGGATCGCCCTCCCCCCCATCCTCAACTTGGGTAACGAAGAGCAAAAGCAGCGGTTTCTGCCGCCGGTACTGAGTGGCGAGAAAATCGCCGCCCTCGGTATCACGGAGCCTGGGACAGGCAGCGACGTCGCAGGCATTCGCACCAAAGCCGTGCGAGACGGAGACCACTATGTCCTGAGCGGCTCGAAGCTCTTCATCACCAGCGGTGTACGCGCAGACTACGTGTCAGTGCTAGCTCGGACGGGGCCCGACCCCCACGGTGGTCTGACCTTCTTCGTCGTCGAACGCGGCATGCCGGGGTTCAGCGTGAGCCGGGCTTTGAACAAAACCGGCTGGTGGGCAAGCGACACTGCGGAGCTAGCGTTCGACGAAGTGCGTGTGCCCGTCGCCAACCGGATTGGGGATGAAGGGTCGGGCTTTCTGGCGATCATGCAGAACTTCCAGAACGAGCGGCTCTCGTTGGCGTTCTATGGCCACGCGACTGCGGAGATCTGCCTGAAAGATGCCATCGCCTATGCGAAGGAGCGCCAAGCGTTTGGTAAGCCGCTCGTAGGCTTTCAGGTGACGCGCCACAAGCTCGCCCACATGGCGACGCAAGTGCAAGCGGCAAAGACCTTCAACTGGGACGTCGCCAAGCGCGTTGCCGCGGGGGAATACCTCGTGGGAGAGGTCAGCATGGCGAAGAACTTCGCCTGCCAGGTAGCTCAGGAAGTTTGCTACGAGGCAGTGCAGGTCTTCGGTGGCATGGGCTATATGCGAGAGACGCGCGTAGAGCGGCTTTCCCGGGACGCACGCATCTTACCCATCGGCGGTGGCACCACGGAGATCATGAACGAGATCATCGCAAAGCAGCTGGGCCTTTGAGCGAGTCCAGCATGAGCTGACGAAAGGCCTCTGGATTGAAGCTCTCGCTTCCGCGAAGAAAGGCTTCGGCCAACTCGCGCTGCTCCGCAGCGACGTGATGAAGCGGCCCGGCGAGGCCCATCACCAGGTGCTTGCGCCCCTGAGTGTTCAGGAAATCGCGCTCTGCCAGCAGAACGCCCTGCAACACGAACAGGTCGTGATGGCGTCCCAGGTCTTGCTGCAGCCCCTTGAGCTGCTTGTGAATGCTGGCGTAACCCTCGCCGAGCAGCGGCGCCAGCAGCTCCACGGCGTAGCGCAAGCGCTTGATGTGGATTCGGACCTGGTGGAGGTGCTCGCCAGCAACGTCTGCTTTGGCGTCCGGTAGCGACGTGAGCAGCGCCTCGGTTCGAGGCTCAAGCGCTGCGCGCCCCAGCTCGTCGAGGGGTGCGACCAGTACCGCACGTACCAGGCTCTCGACGAGCTCGTGCAGTCCCCTCTGGATGCGTTCGGGTGAGAGTCGCCCAAGGCGCTTGCTCGTGGCCTTGCGTTCATCGGCGCGATGCTCGTCCACGCGCACGGCGACGTGCTCCAGCGCCGCTGCCTCCAAGTGCGAGGCTGAACGCTCAATCATTTCCGCGAGGTATTCGGAATTGACATCCCATTCGCGTAGCGCGCCCGCGCCCCGAGTGACCTTTCTCAGCGGTCGCCGCTTGGCGACATGCTCCGGCACCAAGAAGCCCAGCACCTCGAGCAACGCGCGCAGCCTGCGCGACGCGACGCGCAGGTCGTGGATGGCCTCCACCGGATCGCTCGCGCTCTCGAAATCCCAGTTGCTGAACAGAGCCCCCGCGTGCCGTGCCACGTAGGTGCGCAGGTGGCGCTCGTAGTCGCGGTTCTCGGGAGCGATCAGCACAGAGTCCTCGGGGGTTTGCTTCAAAAGCCCAGCCTTTGACGATGTCGCTTGTGCGTCGGTTTCGTTGACCATCGGCGCGCGAGGTTGAACAGCTGTCCCTTGTCGAATATCAGAAGGCAAAGGTCGATCCGTCTGCGTTGTGTGACGATTGGTCGAAGACGGTACTACAAATGAGCAACATCGGCGTGGACATGGGGGGAACCCGCATCAAAGCGGGGATCGTTGAAGGCGCGCGCATCTTGCGGAGCGAGACCGTCGACACGAACGCGGGGGCGAGTCCAAGCGACGTGCTCGACGCCGTGGCGCGCGCAGTGCGTGCGCTTACCACCACGCCGACCCGTGTTGGTTTCGCGATCCCGGGTGAAGTCGATGGCACCGGCGCCTGCTGGCAGTTGCCAAACGTGCCTGGCTTTGCGGGCGTCAACATTCAGCAGGAGCTCGAGCGTCGAGTCGGGTGCCCCGTGGTGGTGGAGAACGACGCGACGGTGGCCGCGCTGGGTGAGGCGCTCCACGGCTGGGGCGCGGAGTACCCGAGCTTTCTCATGGTGACGCTAGGCACCGGCGTGGGCGGCGGGTTGGTCCTGGACGGCAAGCTACGCCGTGGCAGCCATGGCTTCGCCGGTGAGATTGGGCACCTGCAAATCGATCGCTCTCCGAGCGCTCCCAAAGACGCTGCCGGTCTCGCTGGCACACTCGAGGCATACGCCGGCACCCATGCGCTGCTCGCCAAGTTTCGCGAACTCGGGGGTGAGGGTAGCGAGGTGCTCCACATCGCCGAGAGCGCTCGCCGCGGGGAAACGGCGGGGTGCAAGACATTCGAGATGATGGGCGAAGCGCTTGGCGAGGCATTGAACGGGATCCAGGTCGTGCTGGATCTGGACGCCATCGTCTTCACTGGTGGGATCTCGCGCTCGTTCGATTTGGTGGAGCCGAGCATTCGCTCGGCAATGCGTCGGCGCGCGTACGCCGAGCCGCTGGTCAGCGTGCCGCTGTTGCAGTCGAAGCTCGGGGACGCAGCAGGTTTGGTCGGCGCGGCGCACCTGGTCGACGCCTAAAACCTGAGCGATCCCGAGAGGGCTAGCGAGCCAGAGCGCGCGCCACTATACCCGGAGCCATGCAAGCGATCGTGATCCGCGAGTTTGGTGGCCCCGAAGTGCTCGAAGTGCGGGAGGTTGAAACGCCTGCCCCGGGTGAGCGCCAGGTTCGCCTCGCGGTGCACGCTACCGCGCTGAATCGCGCCGACTTGCTCCAGCGCCGCGGCATGTACCCACCGCCGAAAGGTGAGACGGAGATCTTGGGCCTC
This Polyangiaceae bacterium DNA region includes the following protein-coding sequences:
- a CDS encoding endonuclease/exonuclease/phosphatase family protein, whose amino-acid sequence is MLTLNIWNKSGPWAQRAELIRQGLAELAPDVVGLQEVLQLEGRAGDPEGDQLAELNARLGYHAAYAKAADFGGGLQFGNALLSRFPILEHTRIALPDCDSGEQRSALYALVQHPHGPLPVFVTHLNWKLHQSDVRQRQIASLVDHVFRLAPLDEQRLPPIVMGDFNAEPDSDEMRFMRGLTTLDGRSVYFTDVWVFAGSDAERRARDGAPGYTFDSRNPYAALAHEPPRRIDYIYVRGPDRKFRGEPIDARVVFDAEDPAATGVWPTDHFGVFCRLHVAPRE
- a CDS encoding acyl-CoA dehydrogenase family protein encodes the protein MPLDESHKLFAETCLRFARERIAPHVVEWEEAGTFPRELYTEAAEAGILGVSFPEEYGGGGGDLLHSLISVETLLEGGSSGLLASIGSLGIALPPILNLGNEEQKQRFLPPVLSGEKIAALGITEPGTGSDVAGIRTKAVRDGDHYVLSGSKLFITSGVRADYVSVLARTGPDPHGGLTFFVVERGMPGFSVSRALNKTGWWASDTAELAFDEVRVPVANRIGDEGSGFLAIMQNFQNERLSLAFYGHATAEICLKDAIAYAKERQAFGKPLVGFQVTRHKLAHMATQVQAAKTFNWDVAKRVAAGEYLVGEVSMAKNFACQVAQEVCYEAVQVFGGMGYMRETRVERLSRDARILPIGGGTTEIMNEIIAKQLGL
- a CDS encoding CHAD domain-containing protein, yielding MKQTPEDSVLIAPENRDYERHLRTYVARHAGALFSNWDFESASDPVEAIHDLRVASRRLRALLEVLGFLVPEHVAKRRPLRKVTRGAGALREWDVNSEYLAEMIERSASHLEAAALEHVAVRVDEHRADERKATSKRLGRLSPERIQRGLHELVESLVRAVLVAPLDELGRAALEPRTEALLTSLPDAKADVAGEHLHQVRIHIKRLRYAVELLAPLLGEGYASIHKQLKGLQQDLGRHHDLFVLQGVLLAERDFLNTQGRKHLVMGLAGPLHHVAAEQRELAEAFLRGSESFNPEAFRQLMLDSLKGPAALR
- a CDS encoding ROK family protein, which encodes MSNIGVDMGGTRIKAGIVEGARILRSETVDTNAGASPSDVLDAVARAVRALTTTPTRVGFAIPGEVDGTGACWQLPNVPGFAGVNIQQELERRVGCPVVVENDATVAALGEALHGWGAEYPSFLMVTLGTGVGGGLVLDGKLRRGSHGFAGEIGHLQIDRSPSAPKDAAGLAGTLEAYAGTHALLAKFRELGGEGSEVLHIAESARRGETAGCKTFEMMGEALGEALNGIQVVLDLDAIVFTGGISRSFDLVEPSIRSAMRRRAYAEPLVSVPLLQSKLGDAAGLVGAAHLVDA